One stretch of Nicotiana tabacum cultivar K326 chromosome 18, ASM71507v2, whole genome shotgun sequence DNA includes these proteins:
- the LOC107783502 gene encoding pentatricopeptide repeat-containing protein At4g30825, chloroplastic, producing the protein MASLKLSFYVDKSWESKKLNFKVKASNFTDSKCLVPSFLGCGYVGGAFVVNPFCSLKHIRVSRLETEDLEISQLSLDGERVENFEGDLGNESLVSERLNLGGVSQKGKFNVWKRFRRVKRVANDSKYRSSFREKDRNHGMQEKPKVVFDEISEENVIDSQNGVDFDAGNIGSDSSLERCNAILKQLESGDDGKALSFFRWMQKNGKLKQNIAAYNLILRVLGRRGDWDGAEAMVKEMSLESGCELTYQVFNTLIYACYKKGLVELGAKWFHMMLENGVQPNIATFGMLMALYQKGWNVEEAEFTFSKMRSLKIMCQSAYSAMLTIYTRMRLYDKAEKIIGFLREDEIVLNFENWLVLLNAYCQQGKLVEAEKVLASMKQSGFSPNIVAYNTLITGYGKISNMRAAQRLFGGLKRVGVEPDETTYRSMIEGWGRADNYEEARRYYVELKRIGHKPNSSNLYTMLNLQVKHGDEENVVRTLEEMMHSGSEKSTVLGILLQAYEKLECVHKVPLILRGSLYDHVLKNQISCSSLVMAYVENSMIDDALTVLREKRWEDALFEDNLYHLLICSCKDFEYPENAVKVFTCMPKSYKPNLHIICTMIDIYSTINDFAEAEKLYLMLKNSDVKLDMITFSVVVRMYVKSGALEEACSVLDAMEKQKNIVPDTYLLRDMLRIYQRCDKQVKLADLYYKLVKRGVIWDQEMYSCVINCCARALPVDELSRLFDEMLKHGFLPNTVTFNVMLDVYGKSRLFKRAREVFSMAKKRGLADVISYNTLIAAYGRSKDFKNMSSTVKKMHFNGFSVSLEAYNCMLDAYGKEGQMEKFRNILQRLKESGHSSDHYTYNIMINIYGEFGWIEEVANVLTELKESGIGPDLCSYNTLIKAYGIAGMVESAVDLVKEMRKNGIEPDRITYANLINALRKNDMFLEAVKWSLWMKQIGL; encoded by the coding sequence ATGGCCTCTTTGAAATTGTCTTTTTATGTAGACAAGTCATGGGAATCCAAGAAACTTAATTTTAAAGTGAAAGCTTCGAACTTTACTGATTCTAAGTGTTTGGTTCCTTCATTTTTGGGTTGTGGATATGTTGGTGGTGCATTTGTGGTTAACCCCTTTTGTAGTTTGAAGCACATTAGAGTTTCAAGATTAGAAACTGAGGATTTAGAGATTTCTCAGTTGAGTTTAGATGGTGAAAGGGTAGAGAATTTTGAAGGTGATTTAGGAAATGAGAGTTTGGTTTCTGAAAGATTAAATCTTGGTGGGGTTTCTCAGAAAGGGAAGTTTAATGTTTGGAAGAGATTTAGGAGGGTCAAGAGGGTAGCGAACGACTCGAAATATAGGTCTAGTTTCAGAGAGAAAGATAGGAATCATGGAATGCAAGAAAAACCCAAGGTTGTGTTTGATGAAATTAGTGAGGAGAATGTGATAGATAGTCAaaatggggttgattttgatgCTGGGAATATCGGGTCTGACTCGAGTTTGGAACGCTGCAATGCGATATTGAAACAACTCGAAAGTGGTGACGATGGGAAAGCGTTGAGTTTTTTCCGATGGATGCAGAAAAATGGGAAATTAAAGCAAAATATTGCTGCCTATAATTTGATACTCCGTGTCTTAGGGAGAAGAGGGGACTGGGATGGTGCGGAGGCTATGGTTAAGGAAATGAGTCTGGAGTCGGGTTGTGAGCTTACGTATCAGGTTTTCAATACCCTTATTTATGCTTGCTATAAGAAAGGGCTCGTGGAGTTGGGTGCTAAATGGTTCCACATGATGTTGGAGAACGGAGTTCAGCCAAACATAGCAACTTTTGGTATGCTAATGGCTCTATATCAGAAAGGTTGGAATGTTGAGGAAGCAGAATTCACATTTTCAAAGATGAGGAGTCTCAAAATTATGTGCCAATCTGCATATTCAGCTATGTTGACTATATATACGCGAATGCGATTGTATGATAAAGCGGAAAAAATCATTGGCTTTTTGAGGGAAGATGAAATAGTTCTGAATTTCGAGAATTGGTTGGTTCTGCTCAATGCTTACTGTCAACAAGGCAAGTTAGTCGAGGCTGAGAAGGTCTTAGCTTCTATGAAGCAATCTGGTTTTTCGCCAAATATAGTTGCATACAACACGTTGATCACTGGATACGGGAAGATTTCCAACATGCGTGCTGCACAACGCTTGTTTGGTGGTCTTAAAAGAGTCGGCGTGGAGCCTGATGAAACAACCTACAGGTCTATGATTGAAGGGTGGGGCCGTGCAGACAATTATGAGGAGGCAAGGAGATACTATGTGGAACTGAAAAGAATCGGACACAAACCAAACTCGTCTAATTTGTACACGATGCTGAATTTACAAGTGAAGCATGGAGATGAAGAGAATGTTGTTAGAACTCTTGAGGAAATGATGCACTCTGGCAGCGAAAAGTCAACCGTCCTTGGCATTCTTTTGCAAGCATACGAGAAGCTTGAATGCGTTCACAAAGTTCCTTTGATTTTGAGAGGTTCtttatatgatcatgttttgaaAAACCAGATATCTTGTTCGAGTCTGGTAATGGCTTATGTGGAAAACAGCATGATAGATGATGCATTAACAGTTTTAAGGGAAAAACGGTGGGAGGATGCTTTATTTGAGGACAACTTGTACCATTTGTTAATTTGCTCGTGTAAAGATTTCGAATATCCAGAGAATGCTGTGAAAGTGTTCACTTGTATGCCGAAATCTTATAAGCCGAACTTACACATAATATGCACTATGATAGACATTTACAGTACAATCAACGATTTTGCTGAAGCTGAAAAGCTTTATCTAATGTTGAAAAATTCAGATGTTAAACTGGACATGATAACTTTTAGTGTTGTGGTAAGGATGTATGTAAAATCTGGAGCTTTAGAAGAAGCTTGCTCTGTGTTGGATGCAATGGAGAAACAAAAGAACATTGTTCCAGACACATATTTGCTCCGTGATATGCTCCGGATCTACCAGCGATGTGACAAGCAGGTCAAATTGGCGGATCTTTACTACAAACTTGTGAAAAGAGGAGTCATTTGGGATCAGGAAATGTACAGCTGTGTCATAAACTGTTGCGCTCGTGCATTGCCAGTTGATGAGCTTTCAAGGCTTTTTGACGAGATGCTTAAACATGGATTTTTACCCAATACAGTCACCTTCAATGTTATGCTTGACGTTTATGGAAAGTCGAGGCTCTTCAAAAGGGCAAGAGAAGTTTTCTCGATGGCTAAAAAGCGTGGTTTGGCTGATGTTATCTCTTACAACACACTCATAGCTGCATATGGAAGAAGCAAAGACTTCAAGAATATGTCATCAACCGTCAAGAAAATGCATTTCAATGGCTTTTCGGTTTCTCTTGAAGCTTACAATTGTATGTTGGATGCCTATGGGAAAGAAGGACAAATGGAGAAATTCCGTAATATCTTGCAAAGACTGAAGGAATCCGGTCATTCTTCTGATCATTACACCTATAACATTATGATAAACATTTATGGTGAGTTTGGGTGGATTGAAGAAGTTGCAAATGTACTGACTGAATTGAAAGAATCAGGAATTGGACCTGATTTGTGCAGCTATAACACATTAATAAAGGCATACGGAATTGCTGGTATGGTTGAAAGTGCAGTAGATTTGGTCAAGGAAATGCGCAAAAATGGAATTGAACCTGATCGAATAACCTACGCTAACCTAATCAATGCATTACGGAAAAATGATATGTTTCTCGAGGCTGTTAAGTGGTCTTTATGGATGAAGCAGATTGGATTATAA
- the LOC107783503 gene encoding V-type proton ATPase subunit H — MPMENAELTTEQVLRRDIPWETYMTTKLVTGTGFQLLRRYDKKAESYKAQLLDDDGPGYVRVFVTILRDIFKEETVEYVLALIDEMLTANPKRARLFHDNSLADEDTYEPFLRLLWKGNWFIQEKSCKILSLIVSARPKVQNGVDANGDASSSKKKLTTIEDVLTGLVEWLCAQLKKPTHPTRGIPATINCLATLLKEPVVRSSFVRADGVKLLVPLISPASTQQSIQLLYETCLCVWLLSYYEPAIEYLATSRALPRLIEVVKGSTKEKVVRVVILTLRNLLSKGSFSILMVDLGVLQIVQSLKAQAWSDEDLLDALNQLEEGLKDNIKKLSSFDKYKQEVLLGHLDWSPMHKDPIFWRENINSFEENDFQILRVLITILDTSSDPRTLAVACYDLSQFIQCHSAGRIIVNDLKAKERVMKLLNHENAEVTKNALLCIQRLFLGAKYASFLQV; from the exons ATGCCAATGGAGAACGCTGAGCTTACTACAGAGCAG GTTTTGAGGAGGGATATCCCATGGGAGACATACATGACCACAAAGCTGGTCACAGGAACAGGTTTTCAACTGTTGCGGCGCTATGACAAGAAGGCAGAAAGTTACAAAGCCCAATtgctggatgat GATGGTCCAGGTTATGTCCGCGTCTTTGTTACCATATTACGTGACATCTTCAAGGAAGAAACCGTGGAATATGTTTTGGCTTTGATTGATGAAATGCTTACAG CTAACCCGAAAAGAGCAAGACTATTCCACGATAACAGTCTTGCAGATGAAGATACCTATGAGCCTTTCCTCAG ATTGCTCTGGAAAGGTAATTGGTTCATACAAGAAAAGAGCTGTAAGATTCTGTCTTTGATTGTGAG TGCGAGGCCAAAAGTTCAGAATGGTGTTGACGCTAATGGAGATGCCTCGAGTTCAAAGAAGAAACTCACTACCATTGAAGATGTTCTGACTGGTCTGGTGGAGTGGCTTTGCGCACAG CTGAAAAAGCCTACTCATCCTACCCGTGGCATTCCTGCGACAATCAACTGCCTAGCAACTCTGTTGAAAGAGCCAGTGGTTCGATCTTCATTTGTTCGAGCCGATGGAGTGAAGTTGCTTGTTCCTTTGATTTCACCAGCATCCACCCAGCAATCTATCCAG CTTCTCTACGAGACATGTCTATGTGTCTGGCTATTGTCTTACTATGAACCTGCAATAGAGTACTTAGCTACTTCAAGGGCCCTCCCTCGATTGATAGAAGTTGTTAAAGGTTCAACAAAGGAGAAG GTCGTACGGGTTGTCATCTTGACTCTTCGGAATTTGCTTTCAAAAGGATCATTTAGTATACTGATGGTAGACTTGGGAGTGCTGCAGATTGTTCAGAGCTTGAAAGCGCAGGCTTGGAGTGATGAG GATCTTTTGGACGCTCTGAATCAACTAGAAGAAGGATTGAAGGATAACATCAAGAAGCTGAGTTCATTTGATAAGTACAAGCAGGAAGTCCTTCTAGGCCATCTTGATTGGTCTCCGATGCACAAAGATCCTATATTCTGGCGCGAAAACATAAATAGTTTCGAGGAGAATGATTTCCAG ATCCTGAGGGTGCTCATTACAATTTTGGACACATCAAGTGATCCAAGGACACTTGCTGTTGCTTGCTATGATCTATCGCAGTTCATTCAATGCCATTCTGCTGGGCGAATTATAGTGAATGACCTCAAAGCTAAGGAGCGCGTAATGAAACTGTTGAACCACGAAAATGCAGAGGTCACGAAAAATGCCTTACTCTGTATCCAAAGGCTTTTCCTAGGTGCAAAGTATGCTAGCTTTTTGCAGGTTTAG